A part of Lactobacillus sp. ESL0700 genomic DNA contains:
- the cas7e gene encoding type I-E CRISPR-associated protein Cas7/Cse4/CasC, producing MSNTNLYLDLNILQKVPSSNINQDSTGAAKTAFYGGVTRARVSAQNWQKAVHDFFKAENAAVATKTKEVAELLAYKLTALDGSLDANSAIDKSIATLGAAGLKFKRDQSTGRVLTDTYLMISPDQIEKLAQYALTHDNFTDRNAKNDVTRILQTNNSLDLALFGRIVADNPRLNVSAAAQVAHAISTHEIKSEYDYFTAFDDSHPDKATDVDMLGAVEYDSAILYRYANVSVNTLANNLNGGDIVKSVAEFVKAFILSMPASTRMTFANKTLPNYIMITLREGTPINLASAFEEPIISKKECISKSITRLEDEYMATKRFVEEPLMNVILTNHPSRINNQAGNLSDLLKQVTDALTKAMQSEDVND from the coding sequence ATGAGTAATACGAATTTATATCTTGATCTGAATATATTACAGAAAGTACCTTCTTCTAATATTAATCAAGATTCTACGGGTGCAGCAAAGACCGCGTTTTATGGTGGGGTAACACGTGCACGAGTTTCTGCACAAAACTGGCAAAAGGCTGTACATGATTTCTTTAAAGCTGAAAATGCTGCAGTTGCAACAAAGACTAAAGAAGTTGCCGAGTTATTGGCTTACAAGCTAACTGCCTTAGATGGATCTTTAGACGCTAATTCAGCAATCGACAAGTCAATTGCTACTTTGGGTGCAGCTGGACTTAAATTTAAGCGGGACCAAAGTACTGGTAGAGTTTTGACAGATACTTATTTGATGATTAGTCCTGATCAAATTGAAAAATTGGCACAGTATGCCTTAACTCATGATAATTTTACTGATCGAAATGCTAAAAATGATGTTACACGGATTTTGCAAACTAATAATTCTTTAGACTTGGCTTTATTTGGTCGTATTGTTGCAGATAATCCAAGATTGAATGTTAGTGCAGCAGCTCAAGTAGCACATGCAATTTCAACGCATGAGATTAAATCAGAGTACGATTACTTTACAGCATTTGATGATTCACACCCAGATAAAGCAACTGATGTTGACATGCTTGGTGCAGTTGAATATGATTCAGCAATTTTGTATCGTTATGCTAATGTAAGTGTTAATACTTTGGCAAACAACCTTAATGGTGGCGATATTGTTAAGAGTGTTGCAGAATTTGTTAAGGCCTTTATTCTTTCAATGCCTGCAAGTACACGTATGACATTTGCTAATAAGACTTTGCCAAATTACATCATGATTACTTTAAGAGAGGGCACACCAATTAATTTGGCTTCTGCTTTTGAAGAACCAATTATCTCCAAAAAGGAATGCATTTCTAAGTCAATTACAAGACTAGAAGACGAATACATGGCAACTAAGAGATTTGTAGAAGAACCGTTGATGAACGTAATACTCACAAACCATCCTTCAAGAATTAACAATCAAGCTGGTAACTTATCAGATTTACTGAAGCAAGTTACTGATGCATTGACTAAAGCAATGCAAAGCGAAGATGTTAATGACTAA
- a CDS encoding putative holin-like toxin, producing the protein MSVHDAISLMLQFGLVLLALLTYIDSNHHNK; encoded by the coding sequence ATGAGCGTCCACGATGCAATTTCTTTAATGTTGCAGTTTGGTTTAGTGCTGTTGGCACTGTTGACTTATATCGACAGCAACCATCACAACAAATAA
- a CDS encoding HicB family protein, with the protein MKKYYAYPAVFDDSKNEAGNYTVTFPDIPGAITEGVGIPASIKRAEECLEGFLLVSGKEYKASSLSDIQRKNPDKIVSYIVADMLQAKKCIKDRMVNKNTRIPLRLAEKGKEAKINFSQLLTEALEEKLERIE; encoded by the coding sequence ATGAAAAAATATTATGCATATCCAGCTGTTTTTGATGACTCAAAAAATGAAGCGGGTAACTACACGGTAACCTTTCCAGATATTCCAGGTGCAATTACTGAAGGAGTTGGTATACCAGCTTCAATCAAACGAGCTGAAGAATGTCTAGAAGGATTTTTGTTAGTATCAGGTAAAGAATATAAAGCTAGTTCTCTATCTGATATACAACGAAAAAATCCAGATAAAATTGTTAGTTATATTGTTGCCGATATGTTACAGGCTAAGAAGTGCATAAAAGATAGAATGGTTAATAAAAATACTAGGATACCATTACGATTGGCTGAAAAAGGCAAAGAAGCAAAAATCAATTTTTCGCAATTACTAACGGAAGCACTAGAAGAAAAATTAGAACGAATCGAATAA